Proteins encoded within one genomic window of Brassica rapa cultivar Chiifu-401-42 chromosome A09, CAAS_Brap_v3.01, whole genome shotgun sequence:
- the LOC103836862 gene encoding replication stress response regulator SDE2, whose protein sequence is MADQSPKPLQFFVRLLNGKSLTLAFPSPLAYGDEIKQRIFDHTKIPIHLQRLIHGGHQISDGSAVSQSDSTVNLVLSLRGGKGGFGSLLRGAATKAGQKKTNNFDACRDMSGRRLRHVNAEKRLEEWKEGEEERRLEKLAHEFLKKQASRVKEGVGNGDTQKYVKKYQEESDKCIEAVDLALEESFKNGKRKVYAESEKSKRLKIWKGKRAVGDSDSDDSSDEEEDEESVVLNNGCQVVLDKGTGESSGSVMDGGKASSGSGSEEEKDVVVNQSSDVPKGEMTGVQVVNEEKMDDSSVTVVDGVVQTEKENTVEAASEALVSSVPAENQGNDSEVKTVGAAGDTESVDAAMCCKPEEPLNFDDFNSAKDMEVMGMERLKTELQSRGLKCGGTLQERAARLFLLKSTPIDKLPKKLLAKK, encoded by the exons ATGGCGGATCAGAGCCCTAAGCCGTTGCAGTTCTTCGTGAGACTACTCAACGGAAAATCCCTAACCCTAGCTTTCCCCTCTCCGTTAGCCTATGGCGACGAGATCAAGCAGCGGATCTTCGATCACACGAAGATCCCGATTCATCTCCAGCGTCTGATACACGGAGGACATCAGATCTCCGACGGATCCGCGGTTTCTCAATCCGATTCCACCGTGAACCTCGTCCTCTCTCTCCGCGGAGGTAAGGGAGGATTCGGCTCCTTGCTCCGCGGCGCGGCGACGAAGGCTGGGCAGAAGAAGACGAACAACTTCGACGCGTGTAGGGATATGAGTGGGCGGAGGCTGAGGCATGTGAACGCGGAGAAGAGGCTTGAGGAGTGGAAGGAAGGGGAAGAGGAGAGGAGGCTTGAGAAGTTGGCTCATGAGTTTCTGAAGAAGCAGGCGAGTAGAGTGAAGGAAGGCGTTGGGAATGGAGATACGCAGAAGTATGTGAAGAAGTATCAGGAAGAGTCTGATAAGTGTATTGAGGCTGTGGACTTGGCGTTGGAAGAGTCTTTTAAGAACGGGAAGAGGAAGGTTTATGCTGAATCTGAAAAGTCCAAGCGGCTCAAGATATG GAAGGGGAAGAGAGCTGTTGGAGATAGTGACAGTGATGATAGCAGCGACGAGGAGGAGGATGAGGAATCTGTTGTTTTAAACAATGGTTGTCAAGTTGTTCTGGATAAAGGTACTGGTGAAAGCTCAGGCTCGGTTATGGATGGAGGTAAAGCTTCCAGTGGTAGCGGTTCAGAGGAAGAGAAAGATGTTGTAGTGAACCAAAGCTCAGATGTACCTAAGGGAGAGATGACTGGGGTTCAAGTGGTTAACGAAGAAAAGATGGATGATTCTTCTGTGACTGTTGTTGATGGAGTGGTTCAAACTGAGAAGGAGAATACGGTCGAAGCAGCTTCTGAAGCGTTAGTTAGTTCTGTTCCTGCTGAGAATCAAGGTAATGATTCTGAAGTAAAGACAGTAGGAGCTGCGGGAGACACAGAGTCTGTTGATGCAGCAATGTGTTGCAAACCTGAGGAACCGCTTAACTTTGATGACTTCAACTCAGCAAAAGATATGGAG gtAATGGGGATGGAGAGATTAAAGACTGAGCTTCAGTCTCGTGGACTAAAATGCGGAGGGACGTTGCAAGAGAGGGCTGCGAGACTGTTCTTGCTCAAATCGACACCAATCGATAAGCTCCCAAAGAAATTGCTGGCCAAGAAATGA
- the LOC103836956 gene encoding abscisic acid receptor PYL7: MEEIIADNTDMYGALVTAQYARLHDRHHCRDNQCTVYLCSHQIQIQTICKQVFIVNGHPEIASLREVNVKSGLPATTSTERLEQLDDDDERINIIGGDHRLKR; this comes from the exons ATGGAGGAGATTATTGCAGACAATACAGATATGTACGGAGCTCTGGTGACGGCTCAATACGCACGGTTGCATGATCGTCACCATTGCAGAGACAACCAGTGTACTGTGTACCTCTGTTCTCatcaaatacaaatacaaaCCATTTGTAAGCAGGTGTTTATAGTTAATGGTCATCCTGAGATCGCTAGTCTCAGAGAAGTAAACGTCAAATCTGGTCTTCCTGCGACAACCAGCACCGAGAGATTAGAACAGCTTGATGATGACGATGAGCGTATCAACATCATCGGTGGTGATCATAGACTTAAG AGATGA
- the LOC103836864 gene encoding pentatricopeptide repeat-containing protein At4g01030, mitochondrial, whose protein sequence is MENLSATLRHCYTSFSLHKPNRRYLINPPNYNHSSMCLSLDIKHASSESIPNSVSLALSSSSSELYPHPFTEINRCDDLSSVKAVHARFIRKFDPFDLECLISRYLEFGELRYASTIFFMGFPRNQVSWMGFLGEVESFGLEKHRVLEEFVQLQSKGVNFDEVVLVMVLRICSVLMNELLGFVIHGGLIKRGAVRDTRVVSALMGFYGRCVSSDIANKVFDEMPERDDLAWNKIMMVNLRSGEWEKAVELFREMLFCAAKVYDRTMVKLLQVCSSKGRLEEGRQIHGYVLRLGFEANVSVCNSLIVMYSRNGEVESSRKVFDSMKDRDLSSWNSIISSYTAFGYVDDAMALLEEMERCGFKPDIVTWNSLLSGQGLYKGAIAILKRMQVAGLKPNSTSITSLLQAVAELGLLSIGKAIHGYVIRNQLRYDVYVETTLIDMYVKTGCLPYARVVFDTIDEKKNIVAWNSLISGLSYAGLVQDAEGLMSKMEKEGGIKPDAVTWNSLVYGYASCGKTEKALGVIEKMKRNKVEPNVVSWTAILSGCSKNGNFRNALKVFITMQEEGVSPNSATISTLLRVLACLSLLHSGKEVHCFCLKNNLIRDAYVATALVDMYTRSGDLRSASELFWGIENKPLASWNCMIMGHAMLGQGQEGIAVFNKMLEAGMEPDAITFTSVLSVCKNSGLVSEGWEYFDLMRFRYAVTPSIEHCSCMVDMLGRSGYLDEAWDFIQTMPMKPDATIWGAFLSSCKIHRDVELAEVAWKRLQVMEPHNAANYMMMIKLYSSMNRWEDAEQIRDLMRSQRVRVQDLWSWIQIDQRVHVFYAEGEAHPDEGEIYFELYRLVSEMKKSGYVPDTRCIHQNVSEAEKEKLLLGHTEKLAMTYGLIRKRGSDPIRVVKNTSICSDCHTVAKYITFLRNREIVLQEGSRIHHFKEGKCSCNDSW, encoded by the coding sequence ATGGAGAATCTCTCTGCAACTCTCCGCCATTGTTACACTTCCTTCTCTCTTCATAAACCAAACCGTAGATATCTTATAAACCCACCCAACTATAATCATTCTTCGATGTGTCTTTCTCTGGACATCAAGCATGCGTCTTCCGAATCTATACCAAACTCTGTTTCTCTGGCCTTATCATCTTCAAGCTCGGAACTTTATCCCCATCCGTTCACGGAGATAAACAGATGCGATGATTTGTCTTCTGTTAAAGCTGTTCATGCTCGATTTATCAGGAAGTTCGATCCATTCGACTTGGAGTGCTTGATCTCTCGTTACCTTGAATTCGGAGAATTACGGTATGCGAGTACTATCTTCTTCATGGGTTTCCCTCGGAATCAAGTTTCATGGATGGGTTTCTTGGGAGAGGTCGAGAGTTTCGGGTTAGAGAAGCATAGGGTCTTAGAGGAGTTTGTTCAGCTACAGAGCAAAGGAGTAAACTTTGATGAAGTAGTTCTCGTTATGGTGTTGAGAATCTGTTCAGTTCTGATGAATGAGCTTCTGGGTTTCGTTATTCATGGAGGTTTGATCAAGAGAGGGGCTGTTAGAGACACACGAGTGGTTTCTGCGTTGATGGGTTTCTACGGAAGATGTGTGAGTTCTGATATCGCCAACaaggtgttcgacgaaatgcctgAAAGAGATGATCTTGCGTGGAACAAGATTATGATGGTGAACTTGAGGAGTGGGGAGTGGGAGAAGGCTGTGGAGCTGTTCAGAGAGATGCTGTTTTGTGCTGCAAAGGTTTACGATAGAACGATGGTTAAGCTTTTGCAAGTTTGTAGTAGTAAAGGAAGGTTAGAAGAAGGGAGGCAGATTCATGGGTATGTTCTGAGACTTGGGTTTGAAGCAAACGTCTCGGTGTGTAACTCTTTGATTGTCATGTACTCAAGGAACGGCGAGGTTGAATCATCCAGGAAGGTTTTCGATTCGATGAAAGACAGGGATTTGTCTTCTTGGAACTCGATTATATCGAGTTATACTGCATTTGGTTATGTAGATGATGCCATGGCTCTCCTGGAGGAGATGGAGAGATGTGGTTTCAAACCAGATATAGTGACATGGAACTCTCTTTTGTCAGGCCAAGGCTTATACAAAGGTGCCATTGCGATATTGAAGAGAATGCAAGTTGCTGGTCTGAAGCCAAACTCCACCTCCATAACTAGTCTTCTTCAAGCCGTTGCTGAACTGGGGCTTCTTAGTATCGGGAAAGCAATTCACGGATATGTAATAAGAAACCAGCTTCGGTACGATGTGTATGTAGAAACCACATTGATCGACATGTATGTTAAAACTGGCTGCTTACCCTACGCCCGGGTGGTTTTTGATACAATAGATGAGAAGAAGAACATTGTTGCTTGGAACTCACTCATCTCTGGACTCTCTTACGCTGGTCTGGTACAAGATGCTGAAGGTTTGATGAGTAAAATGGAGAAGGAAGGTGGGATCAAACCTGATGCTGTTACATGGAACAGTCTGGTTTATGGGTATGCGTCTTGTGGAAAAACTGAGAAAGCTTTGGGTGTAATAGAGAAGATGAAAAGAAACAAGGTGGAGCCTAATGTGGTTTCATGGACTGCTATTTTATCAGGATGTTCCAAGAATGGAAACTTCAGGAATGCTCTCAAAGTTTTCATTACAATGCAGGAAGAAGGTGTTTCTCCAAACTCGGCTACAATATCAACCTTGCTTAGGGTATTAGCTTGCTTGAGTCTACTACACAGTGGCAAAGAGGTTCACTGTTTCTGCTTAAAGAACAATTTGATCCGAGATGCATATGTTGCAACTGCACTTGTAGATATGTACACAAGATCAGGGGACCTGAGAAGCGCGTCTGAGCTTTTCTGGGGGATTGAGAACAAACCGCTAGCTTCTTGGAACTGTATGATCATGGGACATGCCATGTTGGGGCAAGGCCAAGAAGGGATTGCTGTTTTCAATAAGATGCTTGAAGCAGGCATGGAGCCGGATGCTATCACGTTTACCTCCGTCTTGTCCGTCTGTAAGAACTCAGGTCTTGTCAGCGAAGGGTGGGAATACTTTGATCTTATGAGATTTCGTTACGCTGTTACACCGAGTATCGAACACTGTTCTTGCATGGTGGATATGCTTGGGAGGTCTGGTTATCTTGATGAAGCCTGGGACTTTATTCAGACAATGCCAATGAAACCTGATGCTACTATCTGGGGTGCGTTTCTTTCGTCTTGTAAGATCCACAGAGACGTGGAGCTCGCGGAAGTGGCTTGGAAGAGGCTGCAAGTGATGGAACCGCACAATGCAGCTAACTACATGATGATGATAAAATTGTACAGTAGTATGAATAGATGGGAAGATGCTGAACAGATACGTGACTTGATGAGGAGTCAACGAGTGAGAGTTCAGGATCTCTGGAGCTGGATTCAGATCGATCAAAGGGTTCACGTCTTCTATGCAGAAGGAGAAGCACATCCTGATGAAGGAGAGATATACTTTGAGCTTTACAGATTAGTCTCCGAGATGAAGAAATCAGGTTATGTGCCGGACACGAGATGTATACACCAGAACGTAAGCGAAGCGGAGAAAGAGAAGTTGCTATTGGGACATACAGAGAAGCTAGCAATGACCTACGGTCTCATCAGAAAGAGAGGGTCAGATCCTATAAGAGTGGTCAAGAACACGAGCATATGTTCTGATTGCCACACCGTAGCAAAGTACATAACATTTTTGAGAAACCGTGAGATTGTCTTACAAGAAGGGTCACGGATTCACCATTTCAAAGAAGGAAAGTGTTCCTGTAATGACTCCTGGTGA
- the LOC103836865 gene encoding protein WHAT'S THIS FACTOR 1 homolog, chloroplastic: MDPKLLLSPHKPLLISFNERPHLSIKSRFPTSTIQSAATSQFMGEALILGNKYTFRTPPPRKTLEPVRAAVKRRKELTFDNVVQRDKKLKLVLNIRKILVSQPDRTMSLRGLGKYRRDLGLKKRRRFIALLRKYPGVFEIVEEGAYSLRFKMTPEAERLYLEEMKIKNELEDVLVVKLRKLVMMSVDKRILLEKISHLRTDLGLPLEFRDTICQRYPQYFRVVPTPRGPALELTHWDPELAVSAAELSEDDKMARESEERNLIIDRPAKFNRVNLPRGLNLSKSETRKISQFRDMAYISPYKDFSHLRSGTLEKEKHACGVIHELLSLTTEKRTLVDHLTHFREEFRFSQQLRGMIIRHPDLFYVSLKGERDSVFLREAYRNSELIDKDPLTLVKEKMRGLVSVPRFPRRGGPRKVNEEVDGSDATEGEEEEESDGDGDDDEEWSDVDGYLEGADGGGDDEEGDWTDEEGEDDVPPNFDDDEDSVKIGLSPSSSPRKKKDLTPVFPDGTPREKW, translated from the coding sequence ATGGATCCCAAGCTTCTCCTCTCTCCTCACAAACCCTTGCTCATCTCCTTCAACGAAAGACCTCACCTTTCTATCAAATCCCGTTTCCCCACATCCACAATTCAATCCGCCGCAACCTCTCAGTTCATGGGCGAAGCCTTGATTCTGGGTAACAAGTATACGTTCAGAACCCCTCCTCCTCGTAAAACCCTCGAGCCAGTGAGAGCTGCCGTGAAGAGAAGGAAAGAGCTCACGTTCGACAACGTCGTCCAACGAGACAAGAAACTCAAACTCGTCCTCAACATCAGGAAGATCCTCGTCAGCCAGCCCGACAGGACCATGTCTCTCAGAGGGCTAGGCAAGTACAGGAGAGACCTAGGTTTGAAGAAACGCCGCCGTTTCATAGCCCTCCTTAGAAAATACCCAGGCGTGTTTGAGATAGTCGAGGAAGGAGCTTACTCCTTAAGGTTCAAGATGACTCCCGAGGCTGAGAGGCTTTACCTTGAGGAGATGAAGATCAAGAACGAGCTTGAGGATGTTTTGGTTGTTAAGCTGAGGAAGCTTGTGATGATGTCTGTTGACAAGAGGATACTCCTGGAGAAGATATCTCATCTCAGGACTGATCTTGGGCTTCCTTTGGAGTTTCGCGACACGATTTGTCAGCGTTATCCTCAGTACTTCCGCGTGGTGCCGACACCTAGAGGGCCTGCTCTGGAGCTGACGCATTGGGATCCTGAGCTTGCTGTATCAGCTGCTGAGTTATCTGAGGATGATAAAATGGCTAGAGAGTCTGAAGAGAGGAACTTGATCATCGATAGACCGGCTAAGTTCAATAGAGTTAACCTACCGAGGGGTTTGAATCTTTCCAAGAGTGAGACTAGGAAGATATCTCAGTTCCGTGACATGGCTTACATATCTCCTTACAAGGACTTCTCTCACTTGAGGTCGGGGACGCTGGAGAAAGAGAAGCATGCTTGTGGGGTTATCCATGAGCTTTTGAGTTTGACGACTGAGAAGAGGACGTTGGTTGATCACTTGACTCATTTCCGTGAGGAGTTTAGATTCTCGCAGCAGCTGAGAGGGATGATTATAAGACACCCTGATCTGTTCTATGTGTCTTTGAAAGGGGAGAGGGATTCTGTTTTCTTGAGGGAGGCGTATAGGAACTCTGAGTTGATTGATAAAGATCCTTTGACTCTGGTGAAGGAGAAGATGCGGGGGCTTGTGTCTGTACCGAGGTTCCCTAGAAGAGGAGGACCAAGGAAAGTTAACGAAGAGGTTGATGGAAGTGATGCAACAGAgggagaggaggaagaagaaagtgatggtgatggtgatgatgatgaagaatgGTCTGATGTGGATGGTTACTTGGAAGGTGCGGATGGTggtggagatgatgaagaaggtGACTGGActgatgaagaaggagaagatgatgTGCCTCCTAactttgatgatgatgaagacagTGTGAAGATTGGATTGAGTCCTTCAAGTAGTCCTAGAAAGAAGAAGGATCTCACTCCTGTGTTCCCTGACGGTACTCCAAGAGAAAAGTGGTAG